DNA from Chryseomicrobium sp. FSL W7-1435:
AATATGTTCCGCTTACTAAACAAACCAGGATTTTAATTCAACAAAAAGAGATTAGGACAAAATTAAATCAGCAAGTTCTCTAGGGTTCCAGAGAATTTGCTGATTTTTCCTGTATATTGAGTTCCGTTTCGGGGCTGCGTTCCGTGGGCGCGTCGTGAGCCTCCTCGTCGCAAGCTCCTGCGGGGTCTCACGTTTCGACTTTTGATCCCACTGGAGTCAACCCCTACACTCCACTCAACTTTCTAACTAGTTGGGTTTTAGTTCTGTATTTTGTTCTAGTATGTTTAGTTTAATACGCGAGTCCCACTCGAGTACGTTTAAATTTATCTTCGGCGAGCGCTGTATAGGCGCAATGGGCAGTATCTGCTGTCGAGATCTGTTTGCCATCAATAGGCAGGTAATCTTCCTTGGTTCTGTACACTTCAGTCAGCGGACCATCTGGCAGATAGGTCGGGCAGATAATCGTCCAGTCTAGGTCACTGTCCTTGAATGCCTCAAAGACTTTGGCATGTTCCTCAGCAGCAAACGTCAATTTTCGATTGGATTCCCCAGATTGAAATCTGTAAGCGCCTGGTTCGGTTCGACTGTTTAAAATACCGGCCGTCCCAATTGTCACAATTCGCGAAACCTGTTGATTTTTCATCACCGGAACCACAGCTGCAACAAATTCAGAAAGCGTAGTTTTTTTATCTGTTCCAAGACCACTAAAAACGGCGTCTACTCCTTGTAAGACCTGCTCGATGTCTTGTGCTTTCCGAGCATCACCTACCCACACATGAATCCCTGGTTGTTCCATCCACTCTTGCTTTGAACGAACAAGTAAATGCAGTTCGTGACCTGCCGCAAGAGCCAATTCAGCCAACTGCTTACCTACACGACCTGTTGCTCCAAATAGTGCGAGTTTCATGACTATCGCCTCCTCTACTTAGTGTAATCAAGTGCATTTTAAAATACGAATGAAAACCCTCATCCACTGGACAAGGGTTCGCTATTAAACAAGTTTGTATATACGGGCTTCAAAAGGAGCAAGCTCAAGGCCTTCTGAATCTGAATTAGTTAAAATAATTTCTGCATCCTTCACTGTCGTATAAAGACTTTCAATCGATGCCGTTTCCTTTGTTAAATTCGAAACAATCAAGAAACGTGTGTTTTCAAAACTACGAGTATAAGCGTAAACTTGTGTATCTTCTGCCAGCATTAGCTCATAGTCTCCATAAACGAAGGCTTCATTTTCTTTGCGTAAACGAATCATTGTTTTATAAAAATGAAGAATGGACGCTTCGTCCGCCAACTGGCGATCCACATTGATTTCTGTGTAATTTGGGTTCATCCCAATCCAAGGTGACCCCGTCGAGAAGCCAGCATTCATCTCATCTGACCAGTGCATCGGCGTACGAGAATTGTCACGGCTTGTCTGCCACAAGTCTTGCATGATTGCTTCGTGCGTTTCTCCGTTAGCCGTACGCTCTTTATACATGTTTTTAGCTGAAACATCGTTGTATTCATCAATAGTATCGAACTGAACATTCGTCATACCAATTTCTTGTCCTTGGTAGATGAATGGTGTTCCTTTCATGAAGAAATACATCGTCGCCAAAGCTTTTGCACTTTGCGCCCAGTACTCTTGATCATTCCCCCATGTAGAAACAATGCGGGCTTTGTCATGATTTTCTAGGAATAAAGCATTCCAACCGTCATTAGCTAGGGCATGTTGCCAGCGCGTCAAAACGTTTTTCAACTCAAGAACGTCTAACGTATTCCCGTCCCATAAACCTAAGTGTTCAAATTGGAAGATCATATCGAACTTGCCGTCAGTCTCGTTGACCCATTCTGAGATTTGTTCACTGCTTACACCATTCGCTTCTCCGACCGTCATAATGTCGTAGTTCGCGAATGTCTTGTCTTTCAGCTCACCTAAGAATGGCATGATTCCTTCTACATTCATGTACTTCGACCAAGCTTGAATGTACTCTTTGCCTTCTTCTTCCGGCATATCCGAGAATGTCAGGTCTTTCTTGATATGGCTGATTGCATCTACGCGGAAACCGTCGATTCCTTTGTCCAACCACCAGTTGACCATGTTATACAAAGCTGTACGCACATCTTCATTTTCCCAATTAAGGTCTGGTTGTTTAGTAGAGAACAAGTGCAAGAAGTATTGACCACTTGCCTCGTCGTATTCCCAAGCAGAACCGCCGAAAATACTACCCCAGTTGTTTGGTTCTTTGCCGTCCTTGCCATCTTTCCAAATATACCAGTCGCGTTTGTCATTTTCTTTAGACTCACGAGATTCGATAAACCACTCGTGTTCATCTGAAGAGTGATTGATGACAAGGTCAATAATCAGCTTCATACCACGCTTGTGCACTTCGGCAAGCAATTCATCGAAATCTGCCATCGTACCAAACTCGTCCATAATATCTTGATAATCACTGATATCATAGCCATTGTCGTCATTTGGTGACTTGTACATCGGACAGATCCAGATAATATCGATTCCTAAGTCTTGAATATAATCCAAGCGAGAAATCAGACCTTGCAAGTCTCCAATCCCGTCTCCATTTGAATCTTGAAAGCTTCGTGGGTAGACTTGGTACGCCACCGCTTCTTTCCACCATGTTTTTTTCATATGCTGCCTCACTTACTTCTACCGTGTATTGAGAGATTGGCAGGAGTTGCGGACGATGAGCGTAGTGTCCACAAACTGATGGGTCGCTTCTCTCTCTGGTTGTTTGATGCGCTCGAGTAGTAACTCGGTCGCTTTTAGACCCAATTCAAAAATATTGATATCCACTGATGTCAAAGGTGGTTTTACATGCTCTGACAAGGCATGGTTATTAAAGCTAATAATCGAAACATCTTCTGGTACGCGAATCTCTAATTGTTCAAGGTAACGAATGATTTCGTACGCTACTGAGTCATCGTGCGCCACTAGAGCAGTAGGTGGTGACTGTTGTGTCATTAACTGTCTGATTGCTTCTTTTCCATCCTGCTCAAAAGCAAAGTCGTGGATAAAATATTGTTCTTGATACTTTAATGCATGCGATTCAAGTGCCGCACGGTATCCCTCTAGACGATCAGATGATACGACGAACTCTAAATCTCCTCCGATGAAGGCGATTTCGCGATGCCCTAATCCGAATAAATATTCCACCACATCTTGTGCAATCTTTTTGTTGTCATTGTCGACAAAATCTACTTGGTCTTCAAATGCATATGGACGCCCCACAATCGTGAACGGGAAATGCATCTCACGTAAGTAATTGAGTGTTTTATCATCTACTCGAGAGTACAACAAGATGATGCCATCTACTTTTCTCCCCTGTACCATCGCGACAACTTCTTGGAAAATCTCTTCTTCTGTGCCACCTGTAGATAAATACAGACCTAGCTTGCAGGCATGTGCCGTTGTAGAAATTCCTCGGATGACTTCCGGGAAGAACGGGTTTTGGAATGCGAGTGTCGCTGAGTTTGCCATCACGACACCAATAGTTTGCGTCGTGCGTGCTGCAAGATTTCGTGCTTGGAAGTTTGGATAGTAGTGCATACTTTCCATGACTTCCCGTACCTTTTTCTTCGTCTTTTCACTAATCCGTGGGTGATCGGCGATGACACGTGAAACAGTGGAAGGAGAGACATTGGCCTCTCGTGCAACATCTATAATCGTTACAGCCATGCGAACTCCTTCTTTCTTAGATAGTGTCAACCGCGCCGATTCGTAGTTCAGTCTCTTTATCAAAGAAGTGTGCCCGCTCCATGTGGAACACGAGATCCACAGTCTGGCCGCGTTCGATACCGTTTTGTGCATCTACACGTCCAATGAAGTCTTGCCCTTCTAAATTTGCATATAAAATCTGCTCGGCACCTGTAAGTTCTGCCACTTCAATGTAGGCAGGTACTCGGTGTGCGTGCGTTACATCATAAGCTCCGTTATCATCTGTAACATGCTCTGGACGAATACCAAGAACGACTTCTTGTCCTTCGTATGCTTTTAAACGTGCTTGTTGGTCATCCGTTAGTGAAATCAGTACTTCGCCAACTTTGAACTGACCGTTTACCACTGTACCTGTTAGGAAGTTCATAGAAGGTGAACCAATAAAGCCACCAACGAACATGTTGTCTGGATTGTCGTATACTTCTTTTGGTGTACCAACTTGTTGAACGACACCGTCTTTCATAATGACAATGCGCGTTGCCATCGTCATTGCTTCTGTTTGATCATGTGTCACATAAATCGTTGTTGTGTTTAAGCGGTTATGAAGTTTAATAATCTCTGAACGCATTTGAACACGTAATTTGGAGTCTAAGTTCGATAATGGCTCATCCATTAAGAAGACAGATGCATCACGGACGATTGCGCGGCCTAATGCTACACGTTGACGCTGTCCACCAGAAAGCGCTTTTGGCTTACGATCTAGGTACGGATCAAGACCTAAGATCTTTGCAGCTTCATCTACACGGCGCTTGATTTCATCTTTTGGCACTTTGCGAATTTTCAATCCGTACGCCATGTTGTCGAACACGCTCATATGTGGATAAAGTGCGTAGTTTTGGAACACCATCGCGATGTCGCGATCTTTAGAAGCCACATCGTTCATACGCTTGCCATCAATCATGAAGTCGCCTTCAGTGATATCTTCAAGACCCGCAATCATGCGTAATGTCGTGGATTTCCCACAACCAGATGGTCCTACAAATACGATGAACTCGCGATCTTCCACCTCTAAATTAAAATCAGTTACTGCTTGTACCTTATTGTCATAGCTCTTTGTAATATTTTTAAGTGTTAGAGTTGTCATGCCAAACTTCCTTTCTCGCGGTGCGCCGCAGCGTCGCGTACAAGCATAGCTGCTCCTAGCATGCCTGCTTCATTTCCAAATTGAGCTCGTTTTAAAGTCAATGGCTTCAGTAACAATGGTTCTAACTCTTCAAGTAGTTGGCTCCACCAAGCCTCTGCCGAATCAATGACGCCTCCGCCGACTACGACAACATCCATGTCGAGGATGGCTTGTAGAGAAGAAATCGTGAGCGCAAGGTCCTGCACATAACGCGCACGCACTTGTTGCGCTTGCTTATGGCCTTGTAAAGCTAGTGGAAATACTTCACGAGGTGTGACGAATGAACCGTCTTCATGTACGACTTGGTACTCTTGAATCAAACGATGGATGGCTGAACCGGATACGTACTGTTCTGCGCATCCGCGTCTACCGCACCCACAAGGGATGCCATGTGGATAAAGAAGCATGTGACCGATTTCACCGCCACCGCCATGTTTGCCGTCCATGATTTTGCCATCA
Protein-coding regions in this window:
- a CDS encoding NAD(P)H-binding protein; this translates as MKLALFGATGRVGKQLAELALAAGHELHLLVRSKQEWMEQPGIHVWVGDARKAQDIEQVLQGVDAVFSGLGTDKKTTLSEFVAAVVPVMKNQQVSRIVTIGTAGILNSRTEPGAYRFQSGESNRKLTFAAEEHAKVFEAFKDSDLDWTIICPTYLPDGPLTEVYRTKEDYLPIDGKQISTADTAHCAYTALAEDKFKRTRVGLAY
- a CDS encoding alpha-glucosidase — encoded protein: MKKTWWKEAVAYQVYPRSFQDSNGDGIGDLQGLISRLDYIQDLGIDIIWICPMYKSPNDDNGYDISDYQDIMDEFGTMADFDELLAEVHKRGMKLIIDLVINHSSDEHEWFIESRESKENDKRDWYIWKDGKDGKEPNNWGSIFGGSAWEYDEASGQYFLHLFSTKQPDLNWENEDVRTALYNMVNWWLDKGIDGFRVDAISHIKKDLTFSDMPEEEGKEYIQAWSKYMNVEGIMPFLGELKDKTFANYDIMTVGEANGVSSEQISEWVNETDGKFDMIFQFEHLGLWDGNTLDVLELKNVLTRWQHALANDGWNALFLENHDKARIVSTWGNDQEYWAQSAKALATMYFFMKGTPFIYQGQEIGMTNVQFDTIDEYNDVSAKNMYKERTANGETHEAIMQDLWQTSRDNSRTPMHWSDEMNAGFSTGSPWIGMNPNYTEINVDRQLADEASILHFYKTMIRLRKENEAFVYGDYELMLAEDTQVYAYTRSFENTRFLIVSNLTKETASIESLYTTVKDAEIILTNSDSEGLELAPFEARIYKLV
- a CDS encoding LacI family DNA-binding transcriptional regulator, whose translation is MAVTIIDVAREANVSPSTVSRVIADHPRISEKTKKKVREVMESMHYYPNFQARNLAARTTQTIGVVMANSATLAFQNPFFPEVIRGISTTAHACKLGLYLSTGGTEEEIFQEVVAMVQGRKVDGIILLYSRVDDKTLNYLREMHFPFTIVGRPYAFEDQVDFVDNDNKKIAQDVVEYLFGLGHREIAFIGGDLEFVVSSDRLEGYRAALESHALKYQEQYFIHDFAFEQDGKEAIRQLMTQQSPPTALVAHDDSVAYEIIRYLEQLEIRVPEDVSIISFNNHALSEHVKPPLTSVDINIFELGLKATELLLERIKQPEREATHQFVDTTLIVRNSCQSLNTR
- the ugpC gene encoding sn-glycerol-3-phosphate ABC transporter ATP-binding protein UgpC, which gives rise to MTTLTLKNITKSYDNKVQAVTDFNLEVEDREFIVFVGPSGCGKSTTLRMIAGLEDITEGDFMIDGKRMNDVASKDRDIAMVFQNYALYPHMSVFDNMAYGLKIRKVPKDEIKRRVDEAAKILGLDPYLDRKPKALSGGQRQRVALGRAIVRDASVFLMDEPLSNLDSKLRVQMRSEIIKLHNRLNTTTIYVTHDQTEAMTMATRIVIMKDGVVQQVGTPKEVYDNPDNMFVGGFIGSPSMNFLTGTVVNGQFKVGEVLISLTDDQQARLKAYEGQEVVLGIRPEHVTDDNGAYDVTHAHRVPAYIEVAELTGAEQILYANLEGQDFIGRVDAQNGIERGQTVDLVFHMERAHFFDKETELRIGAVDTI
- a CDS encoding ROK family protein, which produces MTQVLGVDIGGTKIRFGVVTTTGEVLADWTVPTQIPLYPYLEQHVKHAISDHPGIQAIGIGTRGMVEPGSGKIVFEMQLEGWEGTPVKEWLEGATGLPVAVNNDANVAALAEAILGAGQGARNVVAVTVGTGLGGGLIFDGKIMDGKHGGGGEIGHMLLYPHGIPCGCGRRGCAEQYVSGSAIHRLIQEYQVVHEDGSFVTPREVFPLALQGHKQAQQVRARYVQDLALTISSLQAILDMDVVVVGGGVIDSAEAWWSQLLEELEPLLLKPLTLKRAQFGNEAGMLGAAMLVRDAAAHREKGSLA